The proteins below come from a single Priestia megaterium NBRC 15308 = ATCC 14581 genomic window:
- a CDS encoding AraC family transcriptional regulator, whose translation MSKKSYKQQGELATLIEHFSKQDGVHPTTIPSLFLIRESINTEPISRVNEPSFCMILQGEKEVLLGEERFLYGPGHYIVASVDLPVTGQIIKASAESPYLAFKLEFTCSQVLEVLNETTINTFQGKNAKRAMYVSKIEPSLLDAVARLASLLDTPKHIPVLAPLLKKEILYWILQGPHGEVLEQMSLEGSNTFRIREVINHIINNYEESFRIEELAKIANMSVSSLHRHFKDVTAMSPIQFQKQLRLQEARRLLLAESTDVADVAFRVGYESQSQFSREYSRMFGFSPRVDINRMRENYV comes from the coding sequence ATGTCCAAGAAATCCTACAAACAGCAAGGTGAACTTGCTACACTCATTGAACATTTTTCAAAGCAGGATGGTGTTCACCCTACCACTATTCCATCTTTATTTCTCATCCGCGAATCCATTAATACTGAACCCATTTCTAGAGTTAACGAACCATCTTTTTGCATGATCCTTCAAGGAGAGAAGGAGGTACTATTGGGAGAGGAACGATTTTTGTACGGTCCCGGTCATTACATTGTGGCATCCGTTGACTTACCAGTTACAGGGCAAATCATTAAAGCCTCAGCCGAGTCCCCATATTTAGCCTTCAAACTTGAATTTACTTGTAGCCAAGTTTTAGAGGTTCTAAATGAGACAACTATTAATACCTTTCAGGGAAAGAACGCAAAACGAGCTATGTATGTTAGCAAAATAGAACCATCTCTGTTGGACGCAGTAGCAAGGTTAGCATCTTTGCTAGACACTCCAAAACATATCCCTGTTCTTGCTCCATTATTAAAAAAAGAAATTCTCTATTGGATCTTACAAGGCCCACATGGTGAAGTGCTTGAACAAATGTCATTAGAAGGTAGCAATACCTTTAGAATAAGAGAAGTTATAAATCATATCATCAATAATTATGAAGAGTCTTTTCGAATTGAAGAGCTTGCCAAAATAGCAAATATGAGTGTTTCATCGCTACACCGACATTTTAAAGATGTAACGGCAATGAGTCCCATTCAGTTTCAAAAGCAACTGAGATTGCAGGAAGCGAGGCGCTTGTTATTAGCTGAGTCGACAGATGTAGCTGATGTCGCATTCAGGGTCGGATACGAAAGTCAATCACAATTCAGTCGAGAATATTCACGAATGTTTGGATTTTCACCTAGAGTAGATATAAACCGAATGAGAGAAAACTACGTTTAA
- a CDS encoding aldo/keto reductase — protein sequence MEYVKLGNTGLEVSRLCLGCMGFGDANKWLHQWVLNEEDSRHVIKKALDLGINFFDTANVYSLGTSEEYLGRALKDYANRDEVVIATKVHGQMHRGPNGSGLSRKAIMSEIDKSLKRLETDYVDLYIIHRWDYNTPIEETMEALHDVVKAGKARYIGASAMYAWQFQKALHIAEKNGWTKFVSMQNHLNLVYREEEREMLPLCKEEKIAVTPYSPLASGRLTRDWSVTTHRSETDQIQKSKYDATADADRLVVERVASIAEKYDIPRTHIALAWLLQKETVAAPIIGATKISHLEDAVGALSVKLTTEEIKFLQEPYVPHSIVGHN from the coding sequence ATGGAGTATGTAAAACTTGGTAATACAGGCTTAGAGGTATCTCGACTTTGTCTTGGATGTATGGGTTTTGGAGATGCTAACAAATGGCTTCACCAATGGGTACTTAATGAAGAGGACTCTCGCCATGTTATAAAAAAAGCCCTCGACTTAGGGATTAATTTTTTTGATACAGCAAATGTATACTCATTGGGTACAAGCGAGGAATATCTTGGACGAGCTCTTAAGGATTATGCTAATCGTGATGAAGTTGTCATAGCGACTAAAGTACACGGACAAATGCATAGGGGTCCAAACGGATCTGGCCTTTCCCGAAAAGCAATTATGAGTGAAATCGATAAAAGCCTTAAGAGGTTGGAAACTGATTATGTAGATCTTTACATCATCCATCGCTGGGATTACAATACCCCTATTGAAGAAACGATGGAGGCATTACATGACGTGGTAAAGGCTGGCAAAGCAAGATACATTGGTGCTTCTGCCATGTACGCTTGGCAGTTCCAAAAGGCATTACATATAGCAGAAAAAAATGGTTGGACTAAGTTTGTGTCCATGCAGAATCATTTAAACCTAGTATACCGTGAAGAGGAACGAGAAATGTTACCTCTTTGTAAGGAAGAGAAAATTGCTGTCACTCCATATAGCCCTCTTGCATCAGGGAGGTTAACGCGTGATTGGTCAGTAACAACCCATCGTTCTGAGACAGATCAAATTCAAAAATCTAAATACGATGCGACTGCGGATGCCGATCGGTTAGTTGTGGAGCGAGTAGCATCCATCGCAGAAAAATATGATATCCCTCGTACACACATTGCACTTGCCTGGTTATTACAGAAGGAAACAGTAGCTGCTCCTATAATTGGTGCTACGAAAATATCGCATCTTGAGGATGCCGTAGGTGCTTTATCTGTTAAGCTAACAACTGAGGAAATTAAGTTTCTTCAAGAGCCATATGTACCACATTCAATAGTTGGCCATAATTAA
- a CDS encoding trimeric intracellular cation channel family protein: MLLIEIFVYLGIIAAGVSGVLIGIKKQLDLFGVICLGVTASLGGGIIRDLLIGNIPPVAFIKPSYFFVSLIAGLLTWCFYNKVSTIKNMIIVSDAIGLGVFTAVGSNTVMVYHGNDSFVIIAMGLITGIGGGVLRDIFAKEIPYVFKKEIYAIASILGSVSLIFTYDKIPHPFALYICLFVTFTSRVLSVLLKLNFPVYKVEK; encoded by the coding sequence ATGCTTTTAATAGAAATCTTTGTCTACCTCGGTATTATAGCTGCTGGTGTCTCTGGAGTATTAATAGGCATTAAAAAGCAACTAGATTTGTTTGGAGTTATTTGTTTAGGTGTCACTGCTTCTTTAGGTGGAGGAATTATCCGAGATTTACTGATAGGTAATATACCACCTGTTGCTTTCATTAAGCCTAGTTATTTTTTTGTTAGTCTAATCGCTGGACTATTAACATGGTGTTTTTACAATAAAGTATCTACAATAAAAAATATGATTATAGTTTCTGATGCTATAGGATTAGGTGTATTTACAGCTGTTGGTTCAAATACAGTAATGGTGTATCACGGAAACGATTCCTTTGTTATTATTGCTATGGGCCTTATAACAGGAATCGGTGGGGGTGTTTTAAGAGATATATTCGCAAAAGAAATACCTTATGTATTTAAAAAGGAAATTTATGCGATAGCATCAATTTTGGGGTCCGTTAGTCTTATTTTTACGTATGATAAAATCCCTCACCCTTTCGCTTTATACATTTGCCTTTTCGTTACTTTTACCTCTAGAGTCTTATCAGTTTTATTAAAATTAAATTTTCCTGTTTATAAAGTGGAGAAATAA
- a CDS encoding GreA/GreB family elongation factor codes for MSHKVYHPLGESLIRQLAFIDKNCTEFISSYFSSDTREYLNFFYKYTHEVQKYLLSFSALSEDISVVPKIFIESQVSLMYLDNKQTEQFTICFPDQSDPDKGNISFLSPVGSQLLLRSAGEKLVLTTPGGSTEVFIKEIKFKSNW; via the coding sequence ATGAGCCATAAAGTATATCATCCTTTAGGTGAAAGCTTAATACGTCAATTGGCTTTCATAGACAAAAACTGTACAGAATTTATTTCTTCCTATTTTTCTTCTGATACGAGAGAATATCTAAATTTCTTTTATAAGTATACTCATGAGGTACAAAAATACCTATTAAGCTTTAGTGCTCTGTCTGAAGATATTTCTGTTGTACCCAAAATTTTTATTGAAAGCCAGGTTTCGTTAATGTACTTGGACAACAAGCAAACTGAACAATTCACCATTTGCTTCCCAGATCAATCTGATCCGGATAAGGGAAATATTTCATTTTTATCCCCTGTTGGGAGTCAATTGTTATTACGTTCAGCTGGAGAAAAATTAGTATTAACAACTCCAGGAGGTAGCACCGAGGTATTCATTAAGGAGATTAAGTTTAAAAGTAATTGGTAG